The Arachis ipaensis cultivar K30076 chromosome B07, Araip1.1, whole genome shotgun sequence genome includes a window with the following:
- the LOC110264442 gene encoding branchpoint-bridging protein-like codes for MKSMVTFIVLFLLVCHTTPAVSELSSDGYEMVLPTSVATRDGLGWLHMNGGRVRMENSEGRFVGLSDRRSLRSNPLRPPPPHRSPTTIWIKSPPPRPPPPPSSSSSSAANFTQSSSPSL; via the exons ATGAAGTCAATGGTAACATTCATAGTGTTATTCCTTCTTGTTTGTCACACAACTCCAGCAGTTTCTGAGCTCTCATCCGATG GCTATGAGATGGTGTTACCCACGTCGGTTGCAACTCGTGACGGCCTTGGGTGGCTGCATATGAATGGTGGAAGAGTAAGAATGGAGAATTCAGAGGGAAGATTCGTCGGCCTAAGCGATCGGAGGAGTTTGAGATCGAATCCGTTGCGGCCACCACCTCCTCATCGAAGTCCAACAACAATTTGGATTAAATCCCCGCCTCCTCGGCCACCTCCTcctccctcctcctcctcctcctctgcagCCAACTTCACCCAATCCTCCTCCCCTTCCTTGTAA